The stretch of DNA CTGTCGGGCGACATACCGACCCATAGGACCGCAGCGACCAGCAACAAGAAAACGGCCACAAGACGCCGCAGCATAAAGCGCGACGCCATGGACCATCCCGTCGCAATCCCCAACCCAAGGGCTGCAAGTGAAATGGCATACATCATCGGATCAGCCTCCCTTTGATCCAGCGGCTCAGATAGATGACGGGCCAGCGCAGAATGCTCATGCCCGCCAGCATGACGGCAAAGCCCAGCCACGGCCCGTGCTGCCAGGTGACATATCCGATAATCGGAATGCCCACCGTGATCAGGCCATACGCATTGGTCCAGTGATTGTCCCGGCTGGGCATCATGGCCATCACATTGGCGGCAATAGCCCACAGACAGGCAAGGATCAGCGACAGGCTCATGAGCGCAGCTCCGGCGGAAGTTGGGGGTTTTGGCCGCGGGCCTTGGCCCAGAAGTAGCGAAGCGGGTTGCGGAACATCGACACGAAGGCGGCCAGCGCAAGTAGCCCTGCCCACCAGGCCACCGCGAAACCGATCCACAGGATCAGAACAGGCGCCGCAATCAGCAACGCGACGCCGGGCACATATTGCCGCCGCATGGGCAGCATCGCCACACACGTCGCCGCCAGCACCCAGGCGATACAGGCCCAAAGCAGCATCACCGGCGCCCTCCGATGCGACCACCGACGGTCCAGCCCAGCATCAGGGCCAAAGCGGCAGGTCCGGCAAAGAACAGGGGCGAGCCGGGCCCAGAGGCAAACAGGTGATAGAGGCTCAGGATCACGCACAGGATGACCAGCACGCCCAAAACTTTCGTCAGATTACGCAGACGCAGCAGAATGCCTATGGGCATCATCAACAGCGCGAATATGATGGCAAGGGTGGTCACGCCGCCCCCTTGTGCAACCGCGCGGGCAAACCATTGGCCCAGGCGCTGATCGACCCGGCGCCAAGGCAGACAACCATATCGCCCGGCCGCGCCTGTTCGCGCACCAGACGCTCCAGATCGTTCTCGTCCACCACCGCGCGGGCGTGACGGTGGCCATGACGGATCAGGCCCGCCACCAGATCGTCACGACTTGCGCCTTCGATCGGGTCTTCGCCTGCGGCAAAGACATCGCCAATGCCCACGACATCCGCGTCGTTAAAGCAGGAACAGAAATCCTCGAAATGGTGGTGCAGCCGCGTGTACCGATGCGGCTGGTGCACCGCGATGACGCGGCCGGTCGTGGCTTGGCGTGCAGCTTTCAGCACGGCGGCAATCTCGGTTGGGTGGTGGCCATAGTCGTCGATGATCGTGATGCCCTCAACCTCTCCGACTCGGGTGAACCGCCGGTTAACACCGCCGAAATTGGCCAGAGCGTTGCGGATTTCATCCGCCTTCATGCTCAGATGCCGCGCCACGGCGACAGCGCTCAGCGCGTTTGACACGTTGTGGTCGCCCGGCATCGGCAGGCTGCAATCCTCGATCACCTGATCCTCGGCCTGCAGCGCGATGTCGAAATGCGCCACGCCGTTCTCGTAGGTCAGGTTCATCGCCCGGACATCGGCCTGCGCATTGAACCCATAGGTGGTCACGCGGCGGTCGGTGATCTTGCCCACCAGCGCCTGCACATCCGGATCATCGGTGCAGCACACGGCCAGACCGTAAAAGGGAATGTTCGACACAAAATCGTAAAAGCCCTGATGCAGCGCCTCCTCGGTGCCCCAATGCTCCATATGCTCGGGGTCGATGTTCGTGACGATTGCAATGGTCGCGGGCAGACGGTTGAAGGTGCCGTCGCTCTCATCCGCCTCGACCACCATCCACTCGCCATCGCCCTTGCGTGCGT from Tateyamaria omphalii encodes:
- the murC gene encoding UDP-N-acetylmuramate--L-alanine ligase is translated as MNAATKLPGDVGPIHFVGIGGIGMSGIAEVLLNHGYVVQGSDLKRTPITERLEELGARVFVGQNAKNIEAAEVVVISSAIKPGNAELDAARAGGLPIVRRAEMLAELMRLRSNIAVAGTHGKTTTTTMVAALLDEGKFDPTVVNGGIIHAYGSNARKGDGEWMVVEADESDGTFNRLPATIAIVTNIDPEHMEHWGTEEALHQGFYDFVSNIPFYGLAVCCTDDPDVQALVGKITDRRVTTYGFNAQADVRAMNLTYENGVAHFDIALQAEDQVIEDCSLPMPGDHNVSNALSAVAVARHLSMKADEIRNALANFGGVNRRFTRVGEVEGITIIDDYGHHPTEIAAVLKAARQATTGRVIAVHQPHRYTRLHHHFEDFCSCFNDADVVGIGDVFAAGEDPIEGASRDDLVAGLIRHGHRHARAVVDENDLERLVREQARPGDMVVCLGAGSISAWANGLPARLHKGAA
- a CDS encoding DUF2484 family protein, whose amino-acid sequence is MSLSLILACLWAIAANVMAMMPSRDNHWTNAYGLITVGIPIIGYVTWQHGPWLGFAVMLAGMSILRWPVIYLSRWIKGRLIR
- a CDS encoding DUF2484 family protein, translating into MLLWACIAWVLAATCVAMLPMRRQYVPGVALLIAAPVLILWIGFAVAWWAGLLALAAFVSMFRNPLRYFWAKARGQNPQLPPELRS